The genomic region ATCGAGCGAAATCAGAACCATCACTCGTACCGCTGCTGGCTGACGCCGGACGAGTACAAGACCCTCAAACAGAGCGCAGGTAGCTACCAGGACTCCCTCATCATCCAGCTCGGCGGCGAAGTCGGGCTTCGGTCCTTCGAGATACCCCAGATTCATCCGGAGCACATCAAGCACGTCGACGGGCACGCTCGGCTCCGCGTTCCCCAAGGGAAGGACACTGAGGGGAGCGGCGGGAAGCCTCGCGACGCCTACCTCCCGGAGCAAGTCGAAAGCGAGCTGCTCCGCTACGCCAACGTCGAGGACATCGACCGCGACGAGCCAATCATCGACCTGAGTGAGCGGTCGGTACAGCGGCGGATCAAAGCCACCGCCGAGCGGGTTGCAGAGGAGACCGG from Haloarcula sp. H-GB4 harbors:
- a CDS encoding site-specific integrase, with translation MRIERNQNHHSYRCWLTPDEYKTLKQSAGSYQDSLIIQLGGEVGLRSFEIPQIHPEHIKHVDGHARLRVPQGKDTEGSGGKPRDAYLPEQVESELLRYANVEDIDRDEPIIDLSERSVQRRIKATAERVAEETGDADWQKLSSHDLRRYYAQTLLVRERMNPRVVMEVGGWSSFSAVEPYLNAPTAEVVNREFDDVAFS